One stretch of Lucilia cuprina isolate Lc7/37 chromosome 6, ASM2204524v1, whole genome shotgun sequence DNA includes these proteins:
- the LOC124420928 gene encoding homeobox protein invected-like, which yields MHPDFSLVLQKCASNLSLKHKQPILYSAYINGKTMANTASEITNNSSEDTEDLVRIVSDEEDETEIEENYPPHHVQQEEDDNISLCSELSVGKENPGEEPSAASVGEDEEILDISDTHSNSSNEEMQHSPSVSSQETGINPFALAHNLRFPVPFGLQPNAATTAVNISPFQEEFLRKSHLYAEELMKHQMQLMAAARASAFSLRSNSLTQLHHTHQISPTANLVHHLNPLAKIGQLSAAAAAALSVAAQQNHNKPLNHTQHTHHMLQQQQQQQQQQHQHLHQQYDTLAKLTDLSKQHSPASTTSTQHMMSTLNQLQTQMQAHLPGLLHDNNDNLHERALKFSIDNILKADFGRSNSLDSPPHVRKSGQHKSHTQRQNRLNTTSSSSSSVACNSAHTMLTDSLEHSAQSLVHNISPSTQTFSTSLATICTNSNDSSSTAVSSSYSSANGAADLVKSSPSQTPTLSPGFSTSLENGAAGSGTNKNVNSSSKSEESTTTATSTSATGTGNGPIVWPAWVYCTRYSDRPSSGKFNGFGKCLPRL from the coding sequence ATGCACCCGGACTTTAGTCTGGTGTTGCAAAAGTGTGCttcaaatttaagtttaaagcaTAAACAACCCATACTATATAGCGCCTATATTAACGGTAAAACTATGGCCAATACGGCGTCAGAAATAACCAATAATTCTTCAGAGGATACAGAGGATCTGGTGCGCATAGTAAGCGATGAGGAGGATGAAACTGAGATAGAGGAAAACTACCCACCACATCATGTGCAGCAAGAAGAGGATGATAATATTAGTTTATGCAGTGAACTATCGGTGGGTAAGGAAAATCCTGGAGAGGAGCCGTCAGCAGCCAGTGTAGGAGAGGATGAGGAAATTTTGGATATTAGTGATACTCATTCGAATTCTTCCAATGAGGAAATGCAACATTCTCCCTCGGTTTCTTCGCAAGAAACGGGCATAAATCCTTTTGCTTTGGCTCATAACTTAAGATTTCCGGTGCCTTTTGGTTTACAGCCTAATGCTGCAACTACAGCAGTAAATATTTCTCCTTTTCAAGAGGAGTTTCTAAGGAAATCTCATCTTTATGCGGAGGAACTAATGAAACATCAAATGCAATTAATGGCTGCCGCTCGAGCCAGTGCCTTTTCGTTGCGTTCCAATAGCCTAACACAACTGCATCATACACATCAAATTTCGCCAACCGCCAATCTAGTGCATCATCTTAATCCTCTAGCTAAAATAGGACAATTAAGtgcagcagctgctgctgctCTCTCCGTGGCAGCTcaacaaaatcataataaacctttaaatcACACACAACATACCCATCATAtgctacaacagcaacaacaacagcagcagcagcaacatcaacacCTGCATCAGCAATATGATACTTTGGCCAAATTAACTGATCTAAGTAAGCAACATTCGCCAGCCTCCACTACCAGTACACAACACATGATGTCCACACTTAATCAATTGCAGACCCAAATGCAGGCTCATTTACCCGGTCTGCTGCATGACAATAATGATAATCTTCATGAAAGGGCTTTAAAATTTAGCATAGATAATATACTTAAAGCTGACTTTGGACGTTCCAATAGTCTCGACTCCCCGCCTCACGTTCGCAAAAGTGGCCAACATAAATCACACACTCAAAGGCAAAATCGTCTTAACACAACATCGTCCTCCTCCTCATCCGTAGCCTGCAACAGCGCGCATACCATGTTAACCGATTCACTGGAACATTCGGCCCAATCGTTAGTTCATAATATTTCACCTTCGACACAAACATTTTCTACTTCATTGGCCACCATCTGTACGAATAGCAATGATTCGAGTAGTACAGCTGTTAGCAGTAGTTATAGTAGTGCTAATGGTGCTGCTGATTTAGTAAAATCATCTCCCTCTCAAACGCCTACACTATCACCAGGATTTTCCACGTCTTTGGAGAATGGCGCTGCTGGCAGTGGgacaaataaaaatgtgaatTCTTCGAGCAAATCTGAGGAGAGTACAACAACGGCTACCTCGACTTCGGCTACGGGCACGGGTAATGGTCCTATAGTATGGCCAGCTTGGGTTTATTGTACCCGTTATAGTGATCGTCCTAGTTCGG